Proteins co-encoded in one Zootoca vivipara chromosome 3, rZooViv1.1, whole genome shotgun sequence genomic window:
- the SDE2 gene encoding splicing regulator SDE2, with translation MALWVRDLLATGAQPVPLPAEDRSVCGLLRARCRVQGLPEDHFYIKCNGRLVNSEDVLQEGAVYSLEPRLCGGKGGFGSMLRALGAQIEKTTNREACRDLSGRRLRDVNHEKAMAEWVKQQAEREADKEQRRVERLKRKLAEPKHFFTNPDYQQQCHEMAERLEDSVLKGMQASSSTMVSPESSESRKRPADSEKGATSEKKKCFWLGVEGLEDPDSSQDSSSSEDDDSPGTSGSCTVSSGNHVKMVESTEQCPNSSEDSRSCSSASDAAENLQEEGKGAKKDLVEDPPITETAAIEKHEPARTTKDRDQAHASDTQEPVSQLQSTETSTIDLLEFNSVAELEAIGLDKLKFELTALGLKCGGTLQERAARLFSVRGLPRDQIDPALFAKPSKGKKK, from the exons ATGGCGTTGTGGGTGCGGGACCTGCTGGCTACTGGAGCGCAGCCGGTACCTCTGCCGGCCGAAGATCGATCGGTTTGTGGTTTACTCCGCGCTCGTTGCCGGGtacag GGTCTTCCTGAAGATCACTTCTATATAAAGTGTAATGGTCGACTTGTTAATTCTGAAGATGTGCTACAAGAAGGAGCTGTTTACAGCCTGGAACCAAGACTGTGTGGTGGAAAGGGAG GTTTTGGATCTATGCTCCGAGCACTTGGTGCACAAATTGAGAAGACAACAAATCGAGAAGCTTGCAGAGATCTTAGTGGAAGGAGACTTCGAGATGTTAACCATGAAAAAGC AATGGCTGAATGGGTGAAGCAGCAAGCGGAACgtgaagcggacaaggagcaaagACGTGTGGAAAGACTGAAGCGCAAGCTTGCGGAGCCGAAACACTTTTTCACGAACCCAGACTACCAGCAGCAGTGTCACGAGATGGCAGAAAGACTAGAGGATTCTGTTCTCAAAG GCATGCAAGCGTCTTCTAGCACAATGGTCTCGCCAGAGAGCAGTGAGAGCCGGAAACGGCCAGCTGATTCTGAAAAGGGAGCCACGTCTGAGAAAAAGAAGTGCTTTTG GTTAGGGGTGGAAGGCTTGGAGGACCCTGACAGTTCTCAAGACAGCAGTAGCAGTGAAGATGACGACTCACCTGGCACATCAGGAAGTTGCACAGTGTCATCTGGCAACCATGTGAAGATGGTGGAAAGTACAGAACAGTGTCCCAACAGTTCTGAGGATTCCAGAAGCTGCTCTTCAGCCTCTGATGCAGCTGAGAATTTGCAAGAAGAAGGGAAGGGTGCTAAAAAGGATCTGGTAGAGGATCCACCTATCACTGAAACTGCAGCTATCGAGAAACATGAACCAGCCAGGACAACAAAGGACAGAGATCAGGCGCATGCTTCGGATACGCAGGAACCTGTGAGCCAGTTACAGAGCACA GAGACTTCAACAATAGATCTTTTGGAATTCAACTCTGTTGCTGAACTGGAAGCCATAGGACTAGACAAGCTGAAGTTTGAGCTGACGGCTTTGGGACTGAAATGTGGGGGCACGCTGCAGGAAAGAGCAGCACGGCTTTTCTCAGTGAGGGGTCTGCCGAGAGATCAGATAGATCCTGCTTTGTTTGCTAAGCcttcaaaagggaaaaagaaataa